The nucleotide sequence CATATGAAGCTCAAGAGAAAGCAATGAGAGACCTTGCTAGTACTATTAATGACAAGCAAAAAGCATTTGTTGATAAATATTTAACGAGTTTTAAGTCTCTTAATGAATCAAATAAAAATTTGCTAACGACGCTTCAGAGAGGGGTTAATGAATTTGGTAAGACTGCTACTGACAGGTCATTTGTAGAGGCACATAAAGCTTTGCAACAAAAGGTGACTTCAATGCAGTTTGAAGTAATGATGCGTCCTTTAGCTGAGAGAGAAAAGGCTAGTGCTGAAATGCAAACTGAGATTGATAAACTTTACCATGATTTTGCAGAGTCACATAAGGGAGAGTTTGAGAGACTTAATGAATCAAACAGGAATATTTTGCTTCAAATTGTAAGTAAAACAGAAGCGGTGGCTGAGAGTTTAGGTAATAATTTTAGTTTACTTTTTGATAGTGTTATAGGAGTTGTAAATAAAATTGTTACTGAAGATTTAGGAAAAGGCGTTGTAGCAGGCAAGGGTGCAGATACCCTTACTCAGTCATTATTTGATGTATCAAAAGACATGCTAGCAAGTATGGGACCTTGGGGAGCAATGGCTTCAGCTGCTTTAAGTTTTACTGTAGGTATTTTTAAAGGGTTGGAAGAACAAAGAATTAAAGAGATTGAAGAGCGTCGTGACAAGGATTTAGAGGAGCTAGCTAAACAGAGTGAGGTTGGACTTGCTCGTATTGAGGAAGGGTTTGATCGTGAGATTGCAATGCGAAAAGATAAGTTAGGAGAGCTTGATGACCAATATAGTAAAGAGATTGAGTTCTTAAAACAAGCACAAAGTAAGGGCCAAATATCTGGTGAAGAATTTCAAAACCGGATTGCACAAGTAGAGAGTGAGTATAAAACTAAAAGACAACAAGAGAGTGGAGCAATAACTGGTGCTGAAGAATCTAAAAAAATTGAAATGGAGCGTCATCGTAAACTTGAGAGTTTAGAAGGGGAGCGAATTAAAGCGCAAGCAGAAATTGATAAGATAAATTCGTATAATTTTTATTGGAATCGAGATAGAGATTTGAAGCGTGCTGAAGGATTATTAGATGAAATTTTAAATAGAATAGCTAAGGTAAGATCAGCAGGCTCTGTGCAAGAGATAAAGTTTGCACGCAAGGGAGCTCATTTTATGACAACAAAGCCCACATATATTCCTGGTGCAGGACTTATGACTAGTGAAATGGGACAAAGCGAGCTTATAAGAGTAACACCAGCCCCAATTGATGAAAATTTGCGTAATCTTGAAGCAAGAATTATTGCAGAAGAAATTAATAAAATACAAAAGAGCGAGGGCAATGGGAAGGGACAAGTAATTATTAATAATTACAATTTCAATGGTGATGTTTTAGATGCTGATAAGCTTGTTCGTATGCTTAAAGCACGTGAGCATTCAATGAGTTTTAGGATGGCAGAATAATAGATAAAAATATTTTAAAATAATTGTAAAATAACTTGACTTTTTTGAAATTATGTGTATAATATTATCTGTTGTACACAGCAAGATAATTTATTATCCTTACTGTGTTACACTATGAATAAAGTCATTAACTTTTGTTATTGACTTTATTCTTTTATAAAGAAATCCCTTCTTCTTAATTGAATATATTTATATGTTATAATTAATTAAACTATATAAAGAATTAATAGAGGTTGTATATGAGTGTTGAAGTAAAAGAACGAGTAAATGATGAAGATATAGCTAAGAGCACAGTTAGACCTGAGAGAGTTAAGAAGGATTATCATAGTGTGACATTTGATGGTCAGATTATTAGTTATTATGTTCTTGAAGAAAAGTTTGATATTTTTCAAGATAGAATGTTAGATAATTTTCATTATTTAGATGACAAGATCAATATATTTAGGAATGAGTTAAATGAAAAGATAGAAAAACTTGATGAAAAGATAGAAACTGTTAAGAATGATTTGAATGAAAGGATAGATGGGGTAGAGACTAGACTAAATGAAAAGATAGATGGAGTAGAGACTAGACTAAATGAAAAGATAAATAAACTTGATGCTAGGATAGATAAACTTGATGCTAGGATAGATAAACTTGATGAAAAGATAGAGTTTGTTAAAACTGATTTAGTACAAATCAATTCTCGATTGACTTTGATTGAGAGCAAGTTAGGATTTAAGGGTCAATTAGTTTCATCTTTGACAGTTGTTGCTGCACTTGCTGCGTCATATTTTGTAGCACAGTTATTTGTGTCTTTAGGAAAATATTTAGGAATTTCTTAGTAGAGACAGTAATTTATATTTCAACGTAAAGTATTAAGTTCAACATAAAGTATTAAGTTCAACATAAAGTATTAAGTTCAACGTAAAGTATTAAGTTCAACATAAAGTATTAAGTTCAACATAAAGTATTAAGTTCAACGTAAAGTATTAAGTTCAACGTAAAGTATTAAGTTCAACATAAAGTATTAAGTTCAACATAAAGTATTAAGTTCAACATAAAGTATTAAGTTCAACATAAAGTATTAAGTTCAACGTAAAGTATTAAGTTCAACATAAAGTATTAAGTTCAACATAAAGTATTAAGTTCAACATAAAGTATTAAGTTCAACATAAAGTATTAAGTTCAACGTAAAGTATTAAGTTCAACGTAAAGTATTAAGTTCAACGTAAAGTATTAAGTTCAACGTAAAGTATTAAGTTCAACGTAAAGTATTAAGTTCAACGTAAAGTATTAAGTTCAACGTAAAGTATTAAGTTCAACGTAAAGTATTAAGTTCAACGTAAAGTATTAAGTTCAACGTAAAGTATTAAGTTCAACGTAAAGTATTAAGTTCAACGTAAAGTATTAAGTTCAACGTAAAGTATTAAGTTCAACGTAAAGTATTAAGTTCAACGTAAAGTATTAAGTTCAACGTAAAAGTGAAATAAGATTATGTAAGATTTTTTCGTTTTATAGTATTATAAAATAAAAGGTATATTATATGATCAGTAAATATAAGACAATGATTAATAGCAAAATTAAAATTAGTATTCTAGATTCTTGGAGACTTAATTTTGAATTTTTTATTCGCAATATTTGGTTAATAACGTTTGCTTTATTTTTATTTTTCTTCAATGTGTTACATTCTCATAAAGGTATTTCAAGTTATAATGTTGGTAATAATTCTAAATTGTATTTTACATTACCATTTACAATAGTCATTATAGTAGTACCGTCTTCAATATTGTTGTATTTTTTGTATTTGCTAAGAAGGCGTGTTCAAGCTTCAGTACTTATATTTTTAGAAAAAGTAGCAATATTTGGATTATTAGTAATAGGACTTGTAACACAATCTGTAAGTTCATGGATGAGTTTTGAGAGTTTCTTTAGTTTGATGTTTGAAGATGCTATTTTGAGTATTAAAAAAAGTCAAAATGAAAAAGAGAAGGATATTATAAGGCGACTATCTGACAGAGAAAAAATACTTAAGGATGAGATAGCTAGTATTGATGTTAAGATCAAGAATAATAATGATCGTATAGAATTTGCTAAAGATAAGCATTTGAGTTTAGACTATACATATAGAACTATGAAGCAGGATTATATGAGAGAAATAGAGAATGCAAGAATAGAAAATAAGGCTTTATTTGATCAAAGGAATGAATATTTGAAGTCTTTGGACGATTTGGGATCCCAGTTTGGTAATTTAATTGAAACAACAGCTGTAAATAATAATCGGATTAAAGCGGCTAATGTTTTGAATGGGACGTCTATTGTTATTGCTCGTGATGATTATCTTAATATAATTTTTGTTTATTCATTACTATTATTGTCTGTGTGTCTAGATATATTTTTAGCAATGGTATTCTGTATAATACAGAATGCTTATCATAAGTTTTACGAACAAGAGTTAATGCTTTTAGGTAGTACTATTGAGTGTAGTAAGAGTGGTGTTAATAAAAAAATTCAAAATCGTCGAATTTCTAGCTCGGAAAAGAATAAAAAACCGTCTAAAAATGTTGATGAATCACTTGTATTTATTGCATCTAATTTAGAAGACGACAAACGTACTATAAAGCCTATGAATCAAATTAATAAAGAGACAAATATGTCTGATTATAGAATAAGGAAGTATTTATTGGACTTGATGAATAGAGGTCTGGTTGTAAGAGATAAAAAAAGACTGGTACTTAATGTTGATGATATATCAAACTAGTCTAGAATTGAGAATTTGTTAAAAATCTTCAAAACAATCTTGGAAAAGATAAAATAGGATTCATATTTATATGAATGGATGAAAATACTGTTGCAGAGATCAGAAGTGTTGAAAAATTAGCTAGCCTGTTTGCAGAAAACACAAAAATTTTGAAGAAGTTGGTAGAACAATGTTTAGACTTACATTTAAGATTAAAAAAACAAAATATTTTAGTAGAAACTTATAATATCATTAAAGAAAATATATATAATAATGACCTTAAGGTTGGCGAGTTTGCAGATTCAATTGCACAAACTATTACATATGGATTTTTTCTTGCAAAGCTTAATAATACAAGTAACTTAAGAATTGATTTTGATAATATTAAAAAATTCATACCCAACAATTTTGCATTAATACAAGATATATTAAAGCTAATTGATGACATTGTAGGTAGTAGGGAATATTATAATGTAAGGTGGATTTTAGAAGAGCTTATTAATATTATTAATAAGCTTAATTCTAAAATGATTTTTAAACAATTTTCATTTACTCAAAATGTAA is from Borrelia turicatae 91E135 and encodes:
- a CDS encoding coiled-coil domain-containing protein; this translates as MSVEVKERVNDEDIAKSTVRPERVKKDYHSVTFDGQIISYYVLEEKFDIFQDRMLDNFHYLDDKINIFRNELNEKIEKLDEKIETVKNDLNERIDGVETRLNEKIDGVETRLNEKINKLDARIDKLDARIDKLDEKIEFVKTDLVQINSRLTLIESKLGFKGQLVSSLTVVAALAASYFVAQLFVSLGKYLGIS